Genomic window (Lewinellaceae bacterium):
CCGCTGAGCGACTGTTCCGGCATGTTCCACCGGCTCGTCCTGGCGGTTAAGGACTTTTGCCCGGCCTATCAGTACCCTGAATCAGAAGAAGCCCGCGACACCCGTTCGCTGGCCCGTTGGTACCATGACAACAACAACCTGGTCATCATCCAGAAAGAGGAGGCGGCCACCAGCGGCCACCTGATCCGGCCGGGTTCGGTTATGTTTTTTGGCAGCAGCAACGTCTCCTACACCAATATTACCATTGACAAGCTCGCCGTACAGGGAGGGATCGAACACATGGGCACCGTCGTTGATGTGGAAAAGGACGGAGCCGGAAATGTCATTGGATATACCATGTTTCACGGCAGAAACCCCAGGCATCCTGCCGGAACGACCAAGCACAAACTGAAGAATGTAAGCTTCTCCAGAGGAGTACTGCCCCCGTTTGGCAACTGGGATCAGCAATGGGTAGCTGTGGCGAATATCGCTACCCAGTAAAATATGGCCTCCGAACAGGAACGGGCGGGCGTGAGCTGTCTTCTTTCCGCCCGTTTCTCCCTTCTCCTGACAAGTTATTATCATCCGCGCCAAAAAAATATTCGCCCTGCCTGGCTCTAAACATCGGGGCAATTCTCTATTTTGCCATCCGAAAGCGATCCTCGTTATTATCCTTCCCATGAACAATGCTTCCGGCCAGGCTGGCCAGGAAGCGCCTTTTGCTCCTCCGGATACCCTTCGAACATCAAAATTGCCGGTGGCGCCGTCGCGGGCGCAAGGCCCAAAAGCGGCTTCCGCGATGTTGAGTTAACCAGTTCCTGTATGACAAAACGAAAAACGCTGTTTTTGTGGGCCATGGGAATGCTCCTGGCCGCCACTGCCTCCCGGGCGGAAGATCAGAGCCATTGGGCCACCGCCTTTCCGGATAGCGGCCAGGTTGATATAGACACTTTCACCCTGATCCTGCCCGCCCCTTTTGGCCTTTTGTCCAGCGTTTGGGGCGGAAGGCTGGCTTTCCCTGCTCCCTCGCTGAGCCCCCAATCCGCCCTCCCGGCCATTGCCGCCAATGGGCCGGCGCTTTACGGCCTTTTTTCCAGCCTGCCGCCCCGGGAAGCCATTTTTTCCGGCTATCTGCAGCGGCTGGCCAAAGATTATGAATCTCAACACATCCTCTACCGCTCCATCCCGCTGAGTGATTGCTCGGGCATGTTCCACCGCCTGCTTCAGCAGATGAAGGAGGCTTTCCCCGCTTTCGTTTATCCGGAGGTGGCCGAGGCGCGGTCCTCCCGCGCACTCGCCCAGTGGTACTACGACCGGGGCAGCCTGCACATCGTTGAGGATGCAGCAGCCAGCGGCCAACTCATCAAACCGGGCGCCATTATGTTCTTTGGCCAGATCGGCAAGAAATACAGCCAACCTACTATTGAACAACTCACCACCTACGGTGTAGGCATCATGCACATAGGCACAGTAGTCGACGTTGAAAAAGACGAACAGGGCAACGTCATCGCCTACACCATGTTTCACGCCCGCGGCAGGGGAAAACCCGCCAGCCACACCCGCCATTACCTCCGCCGCCCTCAAACCTCTGGCCTGCCGGCCTTCGGCAACTGGCGGCAGCAGTGGGTGGCGGTGGCTTATATGGATACCCAATATTAGGCACGAGGAAAGAATAAAGTGTTCAATTATGGGGCAGTAATTTTTGTGCCAGGCAAGGCGCGAAGAATGAGGATAGCCAAAGCTACCTGAGTGATGAGCAACGCAGCATGGCGCAAAAAGAACAAGCCAGAATGGACAGTTTATTCTTTCGTCGTGCCTTAAGAAAGCGTGGTGATCGTCGGCGGCGGAGAAGCCGAGATAGCGCTGTGGCTAAGGGTATACAATTCCACTTTTTGCCGCTGGTCCCGTAGTTCTATCATGCCCATGGGCCGGGGCTGGTAGCCGTTGGGAGGCAGGCTCAGTTTTTCTATCAGCTATTTGGAAAAGAGTATTTTGACCCTGTAGCCATTACACATGCATTGTATGCGGGATGTGGTGTTCATTACATCCCCGGAAAAGACAATATCTTTTTTGGACACTTCGGTTACAGTTGAACAAAAGTAATGGATTTTATGTATCCTTCCTGCCACTTCTCCGGAAATCAACGTATAATAGCTTAGAAAACACCTTCCAAAACTTATGCAAGCTCGATTATTCAATATTGACACGGCCCTCGTCGCCGCCCGCACCGTAGCCCGGCGCTTCCGGGAGAACGAGGGAGAGGCCCTCTACGACCTCATCCAGGACAATTACAGCCGCCTGGAAGACCACTTTCCCAAGACCATGGAAGTTATACGGGACAAAGAAAGCGCGGAATTTTTTGCCCGGGAAATGCTCGCCGGCTGGCTGCTGCAAAAAGAGTACGCTTTCGGCGTCTGGGAAAATAAGAGCGCATCGCTCATTGGCATGATTCGCCTGCTTCGCATCGATTGGCGGGTGCCCAAAGCAGAACTCAGTTACTTCATCGACAAAAGCTTTTCCGGTAAAGGCCTGATGGGCGAATCGCTGAAAGTAGTGCTCCGCTTTGCTTTCCATCAACTCCAGTTGGAAAAAATCGCGATCCGCACCGCCATGGACAATGTACCCAGCCAGCGCCTGGCCCGAAAGCTGGGCTTCCGCCGGGAAGGAGACCTCCGGGCCGACTTCAAAAAGCCCAGCGGCGAGGCCATCGACATCATGCTCTTCGGCCTCACCCGAAGCGAATTTATGGGAATTTGAAACCTTCCGGCTAACAAATAGGGGCAACAATCTTTTGATTTTTCCGTACCTTACTAGTCATTAGTTTTGCGTTTTTGGCAGGCTTCCGGGCATAGCAGGCGGAGGGCGGGCCCCCCATAGTATAGCTCGGCGGCCAGCTCGGGTTTTGCAGCCATGCTATGGGTAAGCACTTAGTCACGCCACCGGGGCTGCTACCGCCCTTAGCATTAAGGATATGGCGGCGAACCTCCTGTTGCCTTGTAGGCCTCTGCCCAGCAGCTACGGCCAGGCAGTCTGTGCCTAGGCCAGGAATAAATGCACTGTTATTTTTAAAAAACCACGGCGGCGCCTATATTTTAAAGGTGTAAAACATAAAAACTAAAAGCACCGCCATGGAATCTTTTATGAGCTCTTCTTTCGCCAAGTTTATCACGTCGTTGTTTGCCCGCCACTTCACTGCCCCGTCCTGGCAGAGCTTCGTGTTGCTCGCTTACGGGTGGGCCCTGAGCCGTTCGCGCCATACGGTGGCCAATTACATCTGGCTAAGCGGGGGTACCAAGTATAAGCATTTTTCCCGGTTTTATGTCTTTTTCAGCCGGGCGTTTTTGAGGCTGGCCGATAAATTGTGGATAGCCGTGCTGCTGCTGCTGGACAGCATGTTGCCCCCAGAGGCGGCCATCGAATTGACCGTAGACGACACCACGCGTAAAAAAAGCGGGCGCAAGATACAGGGCGCCAGCCATTACCAAAACCGGGCTGGCTCGGCCCGCCAGGAGTACCGCACCCTGTGGGGCATCAACTTTGTATATGTTATCGCTTCCTTATACTGGCACAAAGGCGGCAAAATTTTCAAGCTGGCCCTCCCGGTGGGTTTGCGGGTTTACCTCAAAGAAAAAACCGCCGCCGAGCTGGAACGCCCCTTCCATCCCCGCAGCGCCCTGGCCCGGCATATCATCGATTTCATTGTAGGGGTATTGCCCCACCGCCGTTTTATCCTCAAAGCCGACGGCGGGTATTCCACCAAAAAGTTCTTGCGGGGCTTGCCTGACAATGTCGAAGTAGACGGCCGCTTTCCGGTCAACAGCCGCTTGCTCGGCCTGCGGCCCAGGCCCAAAAAGGACAACCGCGGCCGGCCTACCGAGAAGGGCAAAGACTTGGGTACCCCGCAGGAATGGATGCAGCAGGATGAAGGCTGGATACCGCACCCCGAAGAAGAAGGCGCCTGGGTTAAAACCGTCGTCGGGATATGGCACAGCATCCTGCCGGGCGTGCCCGTCAAAGTCGTTGCCGTTTGGCGAAAGGGCGGCCTGCCGGCTGACAAGCGCTCGGGAAAAAAAGAGCTGGAAGCCTTTTTCTCTACGGATACCTCCTTAACCGAAGCCCAGGTCCTGCAGCATTATTCGCAGCGCTGGGAGGTGGAAATCGATATCCGCGACGGCTATGCTTACTATGGCCTGGGCAAGGATCAATGCCGCAACCTGGACCGTATTTATGGCGTGAATACTTTTCGTATCTTAATGGCTGCTTGCCGGACGCTATGGTTCGTACGTTACTTCGAAAAACGGCAACTGGACCTGAAAAAATATAGGCCCTGGTACCGCCTCAAGCAGCACCCTACCCAGCTGGATGTCATTTCTGCCGCCCAGGAGGCCTTCACTCGGGAAGGAGTTTCTGCCGTACCTAGGTTTATACAAGGTACGGCAGAAATGCCCCAAGGCCAGCAAGAAGACTGGCAGCAGGCCGCCTGATAATAGCAAAACTAATGACTAGTGCGACTAGAACGAAATAACGGGAGAATTCGCCAGCCCTTAAATGCAGGGTTCCAGTATCATAATATAACCCGTTATTTCGTGCCGATTGGACTAGGATTCACTCCACCCCGGCGCTCCTGCTTGCCGGATGGGAGTGAGCGCAACATTGACCCTAAAACCACTAAACAAACAGATTCCAATGGCTGCTACTGCCACCCTGACCGCCGATGCCATCATCTTTACCATCAATTCCGCCATTAAGCTCAGCCATAACATTCGCAGGGCGTACGCCCAAAGTATACGGGCAAAAACCCTTTCTCTTCCGCTCCCGGAGTTCGACACCGAGATTAAATTCAATACCGCCCTCGACTTCTTCGACGGGCATCCACAGTATCCGGAAAGAGTAGAGCGCCTGGCCAAACTGCATCTGGAAGCCGACGAGAACCTGTTGCTGCCGGAAGAAAAAGAGCGGGAATACCTGGAATATTACCGTGCTTTCCACGCTTTGCATCTCGGCAGGGACGAACGCCCGGACGTAAACGCAGAAGACCTGGTCAACCTCTTTCGCATCCGGCAGTGGGAGCATGGCAAAGAGCATCACACTGTATTGCAATTGGTAGCCGGCACTTTAGTGGAGCTTGGGATAGATTATTTTATCCAGACACCGGGAGCGCTGAACGCCCAATCGGCCCAGGGGCGCATCGTACGCAATTTCCTCCTTGCTTTTGACGAAATCGATTTCAGCGAAAGCAAGGACATCAAGCTGGAGATCAGCAACAGGCTCGTCCCCCCCCTTTTTGCCGCAGCAGCGGAGTCCTTTGCCGGGCTGAGCCCAGACATTGCAGATGACGAAAAGCTGCAGCTCTTCATCAAAGAGACGGCCAAAGGGATCGCCCGGGACCTCTACAGGCGGGCAGAAAACCAACAAGGCGCCCAGCGACGAGAGGCTGCCTACTGGGGGCAGATGGTACTCCGAAGCATGATCAACAACGCCGGCGCCTTTGTGTTCAGCGCCCCGGAGGCCTTGTTCGACACCAACCGGCCCGTATCCCGGATCATCCAGTCTACCGGGCTCACCCTGCTCGACGCCATCCTGGGCGACGATTCCGGCCAGATCCAATGGCAGAAAGCCATCACCGCCGACACCCTGGACCGGCTGGCAAAAGCTGCGCTGGAGGTGGTGGCCGAACACCCCAACGTTATCAGCGGCAAACAGGGAATCCGCGAGATCATAGGCGGTATTGCCCATGCGGTAAAAGACGAAAGCTTCCAACAGCAGGGATTGATACCAGAGCTGGCCCGCATCGTGCTCGAACAGTCGGCCGGCAACCTGGAACGCCTCTGGCGCACCACACCGTCCGGCCCCGAGCATCTCCTGGTAAGCGCCGTACAACAGTTGCTGAGCGCACTCTCCGAAAAACACGGCGACGCGCCCTGGCGGCCCGCGCTGACAAAAGGCCATCTTCTGGCCCTTGCTAACGACTTGCTGGAGGAGGTGGCGCAAAATCCCTCCTGGATCACCGATAAGGCCAATCAGGACAGCATTCTGGCGGAAATCCTGGACATTTCCTTCCGCAGCCTCAGCCGAATACCCAGAGAGGAACGGCTGAACGCAGAGGCCGTCCGCTGGCTGATACGCCTTAACCTTCAAACAGCGCTTGCCAGCCGGCAGGTGCTCGACAAGCTGAAGTGGGGCAGCGATGCCGAAGAAGTAGTGATCCTGGAAAAGGCCCTGGAACTGGCTTTTGGTTGCGTCTTCCCCCAGGAAACGCCGCCCCGGGCCGGGCGCCTGGAACTCCTGGCGGAGCTGACAGAGTACATCCTCGATGCCGTGCTGCGGCGGCACCCCGGCCGCCGGGGGCTGGTGCTGGCCGATCTTATCCTCTTCGAAAAAAACGGGATCGATTATTCCAGAGGCTTTAACGAGGCGCTGGCCGATCAGTTTTTACATTCTGCCCTCGATGTTTTGGCCCAGCACCCGGAACTGGCCGCACGGAACGAGTCCCTCAGGCTCATCGTCGGCGAAATAGCCAATGCGCTGAAGGATTCGGGAATAAACCGCCCGGAGTTGCTGCCGGAAATGATCCGCCTAACGCTGGAATATACCGCCATGCATTTCGATCTGGTATTCGACACAAGCAAAAGCCAGCCCAAACACCTTCTCGTGCTGGCCACCCGGGAGGTGTTGAAGGCTATAGCCGAACCGCCGCGGTCGGGCAAATGGAAACCGCGCCTTTCCAATGAGCAGATTCTCGAAATCCTGGAGATTGTCTTTGACGCCGTTACCGAATACCCCCAATGGATACAGGCAGAAGAATTGATCTACCTGGTCCTCGAAGCCATTTACCGGGCGCTGGAAGCCGTCTCTTCCGCCCGGAAACTCCCTTTCTTTGTCATCCGGCGCCTGTTCGAAAGCGCCCTGAAAATTGCCTGCCGCCAACGGCAGTTCATCGTCAAAATACAAACGCGGGAACGGGCCCACAAACAAATCATGCTACGGTACTCCCTGGAATCCCTGTTTATCGTCATCTATGATGAAAACGACGAGGAGGAGAGCAGTTGGAGGCTCACCCAGGCGGAGGTGGCCAGCAGCATCGTCGACTACTACCTGGAGTTGATCGCAAAAACTCCCGGCAGCAAGGAAGATGTAGGCCGGGCACTGGGCCAAATCCGGTTGGCGATCGCCAAATGGAAGCAGGACTTCTCCAAAACCCTGGAAGAGGTGCTGGAAACCCTGGATATTGAAAACTTGTAAAACCTGAAACCATGTCGTTAAATAAGCACTTCTTTTATCTTTTGGCGCCAGCCCTGATGACGTTGTCCAGTTGCGGGCACCTCCTGCATCTCGACCGCGCCCAAAACAACTTTAGCCGGGGAGCAGAGTTGGAAAACCAACTGAAGTTCGACCCGCAGGCCAACATATCGGCTTCGCCTTCCATGTATTACACGCTAGCCTACGCCGAATTGGGCAAAGCGCTGAAGCAAAAAAAGAGGCTGAGCGCCGACAACGTCCTGGGCACCGCTTATACCGTCAAGGCGCTTTGCGAATGGAAGCTGAAGTTGTACGAAAGAGCGGAAGGCTCTGCGGACGCTGCTCTGGAAGAACTGAAAGAGGTGTATAAAACAGGGATCAGGTTGCCGCGAGACAAGGCTCTGATGGAAGCCCTGCCCCATCTGATGGAGATCGAAAAGGTAAAGGATTCTTTATACGCTTTCCACCAGGCACCGCTGCCTTTCGAGGCGGGCAAAGGCCATTATCTCCATTTTATCTATGACCCCGCTGCCAATAAGATGGCCAGGCTGGAAAAGGCGATCAGCGAAATCTCTAAAGTCCAGGCCAGCGTAGCTGGCAATGAGGAAGTTTCGGCTTATTTCGTCATGGCTCAGTTGGCCGCCTTAAAAACCTGGAGCGACGCCCTGGATGACCTGCTTACCTGCATAGCCGAAGACGCCTCCCTGGAAGGAAACA
Coding sequences:
- a CDS encoding transposase → MESFMSSSFAKFITSLFARHFTAPSWQSFVLLAYGWALSRSRHTVANYIWLSGGTKYKHFSRFYVFFSRAFLRLADKLWIAVLLLLDSMLPPEAAIELTVDDTTRKKSGRKIQGASHYQNRAGSARQEYRTLWGINFVYVIASLYWHKGGKIFKLALPVGLRVYLKEKTAAELERPFHPRSALARHIIDFIVGVLPHRRFILKADGGYSTKKFLRGLPDNVEVDGRFPVNSRLLGLRPRPKKDNRGRPTEKGKDLGTPQEWMQQDEGWIPHPEEEGAWVKTVVGIWHSILPGVPVKVVAVWRKGGLPADKRSGKKELEAFFSTDTSLTEAQVLQHYSQRWEVEIDIRDGYAYYGLGKDQCRNLDRIYGVNTFRILMAACRTLWFVRYFEKRQLDLKKYRPWYRLKQHPTQLDVISAAQEAFTREGVSAVPRFIQGTAEMPQGQQEDWQQAA
- a CDS encoding GNAT family N-acetyltransferase — its product is MQARLFNIDTALVAARTVARRFRENEGEALYDLIQDNYSRLEDHFPKTMEVIRDKESAEFFAREMLAGWLLQKEYAFGVWENKSASLIGMIRLLRIDWRVPKAELSYFIDKSFSGKGLMGESLKVVLRFAFHQLQLEKIAIRTAMDNVPSQRLARKLGFRREGDLRADFKKPSGEAIDIMLFGLTRSEFMGI